Part of the Heptranchias perlo isolate sHepPer1 chromosome 20, sHepPer1.hap1, whole genome shotgun sequence genome is shown below.
cagcgagttcactctggtaagagaccttttaaatgttctgactgtgggaagaggtttaaaagcaaaagtaatctgcggacacaccaacgtactcacactggggagaggccgttcacctgctctgtgtgtgggaagagattcactgattcatcctccctgctgatacaccagcgagttcactctgatgagagaccttttaaatgttctaacTGTAGGAAGAGCTTTAAAAGGACAAATGATCTGCTGGTacaccagcgcactcacactggggagaggccgttcacctgctctgtgtgtgggaagggattcactcagtcatcccaccttctgaaacaccaatgcactcacactggggagaggtcgtttacctgctctgtgtgtgggaagggattcgctcggtcatccaccctgctgacacaccagcgagttcactctgttgagagaccttttaaatgctccgactgtgagaagagatttaaaagcagaaacgatatgctgacacaccaacgagttcacactggggagaggccgtactGCTGctttgtgtgtgggaagagattcactcagtcatccaacctgctgagacaccaacgaggtcacactggggagaggccgttcacctgctccgtgtgtaagaagagatttactcggtcatccagccttctgtcacaccagcgagttcactctgatgagagaccttttaaatgttctgactgtgagaagagatttaaaagcaaaagtaatctgctgaaacaccaacgcactcacactggggagaggccgttcacctcctctgtgtgcgggaagggattcactgattcatctgaactgctgacacaccagcgagttcactctgatgagagaccttttgaatgttctgactgtgagaagaggtttaaaagcaaaaggaatctgctgacacaccaacgcactcacactgggttgAAACCGATCACCCGCTCTCAgcataagaagagattcactcggtcatctcaccttctgtcacaccagcgagttcactccaatgaaagaccttttaaatgttctgactgtgggaaaagctttaaaagcagaaacgaactgtggagacaccagcgcactcacactggggagagaccgttcacctgctctgtgtgcgggaagggattcactatttcatccgaactgctgatgcaccagcgatttcactctgatgagagacctttcaaatgttctgactgtgggaagagatttaaaatcagaaacaaactgctgagacatcaacgcactcacactggggagaggccgttcacccgcTCTCAgcataagaagagattcactcggtcatcccaccttctgtcacaccagcgagttcacactggggagaggccgttcacttgctccgtgcgtaagaagagattcactcgatcatcccaccttctgtcataccagcgagttcacactgataagacaccttttaaatgttctgactgtgggaagaggtttaaaagcaaaattaatctgctaacacaccaacgcactcatactggggagaggccgttcatctgctccgtgtgtaagaagagatttactcggccatcccaccttctgtcacaccagcgggttcacactgaagagagaccttttaaatgtcctgactgtgagaaaagctttaaaagcagaaacgaactgtggagacaccaacgcactcacactggggagagaccgttcacctgctccgtgtgtaagaagagattcactcggtcatcacaccttctgacacaccagcaagttcactctgaagagagaccttttaaatgttctgactgtgagaaaagctttaaaagcagaaacgaactgtggagacaccaacgcactcacactggggagagaccgttcacctgctccgtgtgtaagaagagattcactcggtcatctcaccttctgtcacaccagcgagttcactctgaagagagaccttttaaatgttctgactgtgaaaagcggtttaaaagcagaaacgaactgctgagacaccaacgcactcacactggggagaggccgttcacctgctccgtgtgtaagaagagattcactcggtcatcccaccttctgacacaTCAACGTACTCACCctcatgttctgactgtgagaagtgttttaaaagcacaaatgatctcctgaaacaccaacacactcacactggggagagactgttcacctgctccgtgtgtgggaagggattcacgaattcaccccaccttctgagacatcaacttgttcacactattgagtgaccttttaattcactgactgtgagaagagctttaaaagcagaaatgaactgctgacacatcaactcacgcccattggggagagactgttcacctgctccgtgtgtgggaagggattcactcagtcatcacacgtgctgagacaccagcgagttcacatatgactgcaggggttggattctgctgttaatcccatccaggactgacccatgttcattctgacagttggggtttgtttctgctgatgttaataacccctataactgggctgtagtttgatattctggatatctgttaaataaatcagctttattttaaacccttgttgtagattttggtgtttcccacctgagtgtttagcatcacctgactggagctcagaaaggacaatctggggggaggatcgtccggtgggaacagaacttcagcctggacacagtccttcagggccacactgagaggggcaaacggcactttggtctttctcgtctcccttctctgacagcaaagtcaccgtgcggcgtccagtctgaaaatgactgtggtaattattctatggagatttaaactgtttgtgtgacagtcctgagtctaccatttaaggcaagcGTTAacgcatttaaaataaacccgttaaaaataaatgatttgaagtctgtattaaaatagcagagggaggagttcacaggagcctgttaactgctggtacaattatacaacagtcattcgatctccagataaagaaggacctgcagtgtgtttccagaattcatggttttattgatgtgtgcgtgttagacaccaggatcactaaaaatacacgaccaggaccatccacagggtgggggcgatcccgacagttactctgggatcactcccactgcggaactccaccactgaccctgctgaaggttgcaggctcagggagtggggcctccaggagtggactgtaagatagctgacaaatatatgctgaggtaccagaggaatccttactaaggaaccatctggggtttctgggtgaatgattcctgactccctgaactgtcttacatttaacccagatcggatcaggatgaattcagtttacaggagaattgggacaaatatcacccacaatcgagggagacacaagcagcctttagagaagctcagagatctttgaaaagaagatggtgcccaattGTAGGAATAATAGCAAACGTCTTTCCAACTACGTCAGgattcagaagaccattaaagatggtttagggccactgagagacagttcaggacagattcccaggctatggcagagctgttaaatgactatttctcatcagcctacactcctgtcgatgatgctcagattccagctgtgggatgtgctgtcaacaataacatcataaatattaaaatagaaagggatgtcatcttggataaaatacgaAATCTCCAAATAGTttctgctccaggtccagatgatatccacccccgggtgtttaaagagatgggacgggtgctctttGAGCacattgcctgtatcttcaacagctcaatagagtcagggattgtcccctgagattggaaggtagctcacgtagttcccattttcattaaaggggacaaatcagagccagggaaagacaggcccatcagtgtgacatcgatctgagggaagatgcttgaagggatcctaagagatgctgtttatgatcacggggaaagagaaggggccattagagatactcaacacggcttctgggaaagaaaatggtgtctcacaaacttgcttgagttttttgaagaagttgctgggttagtggatgagggtaatccggttcacattgtctatctcaggggtgtcaaactcatttcctatggtgaacctgacctGATATCATGACACTTGGCCTGGACCACATTCAGCAcaagttattaaactggaaatagaTGAAAATGAACTATATTGTTACTTCCATACATTAAGATGTTGTTttctgctactgctgctcccgatacctggtgCATCTTAGCTTGAAttattgcaccaacatttggagtaaatgactggcctgaggcctgtcttggataaaaacatgaggaccacttgtcattacagaactgtgtgacccaaacactaaccgtggaagtgaattccacagactgacaactccctatgtaaagacgtttctcttgactactgctctaaaacagatagcaggggttaattgtagcgacACACACTGTATAAGGTagaaagtgatgttccacaaggattggttctgggaccactgttcacaattcacataaacgatttggaatctgaatcagaagtacaatttcaaaatttacagatgacaccagattggcgggtggggtggagtttagataatattgatgaagattgcgatCAAACACAAAATACAttcataaacttgcaaaatgggtgtataattggccaatgaattttaatgcagatgacagtgaatTGGAGCATTTTGGTcgcaagaatttggaaattgtgccctgtatacccaagtccaagtcattaatgtatatcaagaaaaacagtggtcccagcaccgaacccaggggaacaacactgtatacctccctccattccgaaaaacaaccgttcaccactaccctctgtttcctgttattcagccaattctgtatccatgctgctactgcccccttttattccatggacttcaatcttgatgacaaacccattgtgaggcactttatctgacgccttttggaagtccatacacaccacatgagctgcattgccctcatctactctctgttacctcatcaaaaaactgtatcaatttaattaaacacgatttacctttaacaaatccgtgctgtctttctctaatccttgtccaagtgactgctaattctctcgcggattatcgttgctggaactttccccactaccgaggttaaactgactggtctgtcgatgctgggttttatctttcaccctttcttgaacaagggtgtaacatttgcaattctccagtcatctggcatcacccccttatccatggatgtttggaagattatggccagtacctctgcaatttccaccgttacttccctcacgaaccgaggatgcatcccatccggaccaggtgacgtttctactttaagtccagccagcctttcaagtacctcctctttatgaatttttagccaatccagtatctcaactacatcttcctttactgacattctggcagcatcttcttccttggtgaagacagatggaaagtatttatttagtacctctgc
Proteins encoded:
- the LOC137335596 gene encoding zinc finger protein 850-like, coding for MEKPWKCGDCGKGFNYPSQLEIHRRRHTGERPFICSVCKKRFTESSHLLTHQRVHSDEIPFTCSDCGKSFKSRNKLLRHQHGDTGERPFICSVCKKRFTQRHKDTRTTEKPWECGDCGKGFNYPSELETHRRSHTGERPFTCSTCGKGFVQSYGLLIHQRFHTGERPFTCSVCGKKFTDSSSLLTHQRVHSGKRPFKCSDCGKRFKSKSNLRTHQRTHTGERPFTCSVCGKRFTDSSSLLIHQRVHSDERPFKCSNCRKSFKRTNDLLVHQRTHTGERPFTCSVCGKGFTQSSHLLKHQCTHTGERSFTCSVCGKGFARSSTLLTHQRVHSVERPFKCSDCEKRFKSRNDMLTHQRVHTGERPYCCFVCGKRFTQSSNLLRHQRGHTGERPFTCSVCKKRFTRSSSLLSHQRVHSDERPFKCSDCEKRFKSKSNLLKHQRTHTGERPFTSSVCGKGFTDSSELLTHQRVHSDERPFECSDCEKRFKSKRNLLTHQRTHTGLKPITRSQHKKRFTRSSHLLSHQRVHSNERPFKCSDCGKSFKSRNELWRHQRTHTGERPFTCSVCGKGFTISSELLMHQRFHSDERPFKCSDCGKRFKIRNKLLRHQRTHTGERPFTRSQHKKRFTRSSHLLSHQRVHTGERPFTCSVRKKRFTRSSHLLSYQRVHTDKTPFKCSDCGKRFKSKINLLTHQRTHTGERPFICSVCKKRFTRPSHLLSHQRVHTEERPFKCPDCEKSFKSRNELWRHQRTHTGERPFTCSVCKKRFTRSSHLLTHQQVHSEERPFKCSDCEKSFKSRNELWRHQRTHTGERPFTCSVCKKRFTRSSHLLSHQRVHSEERPFKCSDCEKRFKSRNELLRHQRTHTGERPFTCSVCKKRFTRSSHLLTHQRTHPHVLTVRSVLKAQMIS